The proteins below are encoded in one region of Aeromonas veronii:
- the clpS gene encoding ATP-dependent Clp protease adapter ClpS — translation MSKQKELFANEEIAEAEKTKLQPPSMYKVVLNNDDYTPMEFVVEVLQRFFGMDLDKATQVMLSVHYSGKGVCGTFTAEIAETKVVQVNTYARNNEHPLLCTMEKV, via the coding sequence ATGAGCAAGCAGAAAGAACTCTTTGCTAATGAAGAGATTGCAGAAGCAGAGAAAACGAAGCTGCAACCGCCATCCATGTACAAGGTTGTGTTGAACAACGATGACTACACACCCATGGAGTTCGTGGTGGAGGTGCTGCAAAGGTTCTTTGGTATGGACTTGGACAAGGCAACTCAGGTCATGCTGAGTGTGCATTATAGTGGTAAGGGAGTCTGCGGCACCTTTACCGCCGAGATTGCCGAGACCAAGGTAGTCCAGGTCAACACCTACGCACGTAACAACGAACATCCACTGCTATGTACCATGGAAAAGGTTTGA
- the asd gene encoding aspartate-semialdehyde dehydrogenase, which yields MKKVGLVGWRGMVGSVLMSRMQEEKDFARIQPTFFTTSQAGEAAPNFGVDAGTLQDAFDIEALAAQEIIITAQGGDYTKDVYPRLLATGWQGYWIDAASSLRMDKDAVIILDPVNGDVIEQALAKGVKTFVGGNCTVSLMLLALGGLFKADLVEWVSVATYQAASGGGARHMRELVTQMGLLRDEVAVELADPASAILDIERKITEKTRSGTLPVDNFGVPLAGGLIPWIDTKLDNGQSREEWKGQAETNKILGIEDAAIPVDGLCVRIGALRCHSQAFTIKLKKDVPLAEIEALLAAHNDWVKVIPNDRDITARELTPAAVTGTLSIPVGRLRKLNMGPEYLAAFTVGDQLLWGAAEPLRRMLNILLAR from the coding sequence GGCATGGTGGGTTCGGTACTGATGAGCCGGATGCAGGAAGAGAAAGACTTTGCCCGTATCCAGCCCACCTTCTTCACCACCTCCCAGGCCGGTGAGGCCGCCCCCAATTTCGGCGTCGATGCCGGCACCCTGCAGGATGCCTTCGACATCGAGGCGCTGGCGGCGCAGGAGATCATCATCACCGCCCAGGGCGGCGATTACACCAAGGATGTCTATCCACGTCTGCTGGCCACCGGCTGGCAAGGCTACTGGATCGATGCCGCCTCCTCCCTGCGCATGGACAAGGATGCCGTCATCATCCTGGATCCGGTCAATGGCGATGTGATTGAGCAGGCCCTGGCCAAGGGCGTCAAGACCTTCGTCGGTGGCAACTGCACCGTCAGCCTGATGCTGCTGGCCCTGGGCGGCCTGTTCAAGGCAGACCTGGTGGAGTGGGTGAGCGTGGCGACCTATCAGGCTGCTTCCGGTGGCGGTGCCCGCCACATGCGCGAGTTGGTCACCCAGATGGGCCTGCTGCGGGACGAAGTGGCGGTGGAGCTGGCGGATCCCGCCTCTGCCATCCTCGACATCGAGCGCAAGATCACCGAGAAGACCCGCTCCGGCACCCTGCCGGTGGACAACTTCGGCGTGCCGCTGGCCGGCGGCCTCATCCCCTGGATTGACACCAAGCTCGACAACGGTCAGAGCCGTGAGGAGTGGAAGGGCCAGGCGGAGACCAACAAGATCCTGGGTATCGAAGATGCGGCCATTCCGGTGGACGGCCTCTGCGTGCGGATCGGCGCCCTGCGTTGCCACAGCCAGGCTTTCACCATCAAGCTGAAAAAAGACGTGCCGCTGGCCGAGATCGAGGCGCTGCTCGCCGCACACAACGACTGGGTGAAGGTCATTCCAAACGATCGCGATATCACCGCCCGTGAGCTGACTCCGGCCGCCGTCACCGGCACCCTCAGCATCCCGGTGGGACGTCTGCGCAAGCTCAACATGGGTCCGGAATACCTGGCCGCCTTCACCGTGGGTGATCAGCTGCTGTGGGGGGCCGCCGAGCCGCTGCGCCGGATGCTGAACATCCTGCTGGCGCGCTGA
- the cspD gene encoding cold shock-like protein CspD, with the protein MATGTVKWFNNAKGFGFICPEGGGEDIFAHYSTIQMEGYKTLKAGQAVNFELQQGPKGNHASVIVPNEAQNM; encoded by the coding sequence ATGGCAACCGGAACAGTCAAGTGGTTCAACAACGCAAAAGGATTTGGGTTTATCTGTCCGGAAGGCGGTGGTGAAGATATCTTCGCTCACTACTCCACGATTCAAATGGAAGGTTACAAGACCTTGAAAGCAGGTCAAGCAGTCAACTTTGAACTGCAGCAGGGGCCGAAAGGAAATCACGCCTCTGTCATCGTGCCAAACGAAGCACAGAACATGTAA